A single region of the Lacerta agilis isolate rLacAgi1 chromosome 9, rLacAgi1.pri, whole genome shotgun sequence genome encodes:
- the TMEM128 gene encoding transmembrane protein 128: MEEQEEERDPRLRLRRHLAGQQEQEQQPQPGPGEAVETTTIEKKEKPLPRLNIHSAFWILASIATTYYIEFFKIVKEIIQQESWWFILGICLLIISLSVAFYCIIYLEWYHGIEDYDAIYPALVPITTASFIAAAVCFNISLWPIWSFLTPVVLFVQFMGIVMLVSLLG; encoded by the exons ATggaggagcaagaggaggagcGGGATCCGCGGCTGAGGCTGAGGCGGCATCTCGcggggcagcaggagcaggagcagcaacCGCAGCCGGGCCCGGGCGAGGCCG TTGAAACTACCACCatagagaagaaggagaagccgCTTCCCAGACTTAACATTCACTCTGCATTCTGGATATTGGCATCAATAGCTACTACATACTacattgaattttttaaaattgttaaagAGATTATTCAGCAAGAAAG cTGGTGGTTTATACTCGGCATTTGCTTATTGATTATCAGCTTGTCTGTCGCCTTTTATTGCATAATATATCTTGAGTGGTATCATGGAATCGAGGACTATGATGCCATCTACCCTGCACTGGTACCTATAACGACTGCTAGTTTTATTGCGGCAGCAGTTTG tTTTAACATTTCTTTATGGCCCATATGGTCTTTCCTCACACCTGTGGTCCTCTTTGTCCAGTTCATGGGTATTGTGATGCTTGTGTCGCTTCTGGGCTAA